From a single Streptomyces liliifuscus genomic region:
- a CDS encoding fasciclin domain-containing protein, whose protein sequence is MNTRIRRIAVTVAAAAVLPLALSACSDDSSDSASSDTSTKESAPASPSDDGMGSTAGASTADEPFGPACSSVPADGAGSFDGMAKDPVATAASNNPALSTLVTAVKKAGLVDTLNNAQNITVFAPTNDAFAKIPKADLDKVLNDKAQLTKILTYHVVGQKLAPKDLENGSFDTLEKSKLTTSGSGESYTVNDSAKVVCGNVKTANANVYIIDSVLMPSS, encoded by the coding sequence ATGAACACCCGTATCCGCCGCATCGCCGTGACCGTTGCCGCAGCCGCCGTCCTGCCGCTGGCCCTGAGCGCCTGTTCCGACGACAGCAGCGACTCCGCCTCGTCCGACACCTCGACCAAGGAATCCGCTCCGGCGTCACCCTCGGACGACGGCATGGGCAGTACCGCAGGCGCTTCGACCGCGGATGAGCCGTTCGGGCCGGCCTGCTCGTCGGTGCCGGCCGACGGTGCCGGTTCCTTCGACGGCATGGCCAAGGACCCCGTGGCCACCGCCGCCTCCAACAACCCGGCCCTCTCCACACTCGTGACAGCCGTCAAGAAGGCCGGCCTGGTCGACACCCTCAACAACGCCCAGAACATCACCGTGTTCGCACCGACCAACGACGCCTTCGCAAAGATCCCCAAGGCCGACCTCGACAAGGTGCTCAACGACAAGGCACAACTGACGAAGATCCTCACCTACCACGTGGTGGGCCAGAAACTCGCCCCCAAGGACCTCGAGAACGGTTCCTTCGACACACTGGAGAAGTCGAAGCTCACCACATCCGGCTCCGGCGAGTCCTACACCGTCAACGACTCCGCCAAGGTCGTCTGCGGCAACGTCAAGACCGCCAACGCCAACGTCTACATCATCGACAGCGTCCTGATGCCCAGCAGCTGA
- a CDS encoding NAD(P)/FAD-dependent oxidoreductase, with the protein MTHAPGGAAQGRERRTAVIGSGVAGLTAAHVVGRAHHVTLYEADDRLGGHAHTHDLVSHGKTYRVDSGFIVHNHRTYPNLLRLFDELGVTTQESEMSMSVRCEGCGLEYAGARGPAGLFARRRNALRGAYLRMLTEVPAFHRAARRLLTQGAEHALTLGEFLDREGFSPYFRTHFMTPVVSAVWSCDADTAQHYPAAYLFRFLEHHGMLSVGGSPTWRTVTGGSRAYVDRVAARLDAVRLAAPVRALRRHPDGVTLTAEDGTTESYDSVVVATHPDQALKLLADATPEEKEVLGAFRYSRNTTLLHTDTRLLPRARGARASWNYLMPSCTAGADRVRVSYDMSRLQQLDAAETFVVTLGGQDRIAPDRVRARMVYEHPVYTPESVAAQQRLPELNTPITSFAGAYHGWGFHEDGCRSGVAAAAALGVEW; encoded by the coding sequence ATGACACACGCGCCAGGAGGTGCCGCACAAGGCCGGGAACGGCGCACGGCCGTGATCGGCAGTGGGGTGGCCGGCCTGACCGCCGCACACGTGGTCGGCCGCGCGCACCACGTCACGCTGTACGAGGCCGACGACCGGCTCGGCGGGCACGCCCACACCCACGACCTGGTGTCGCACGGCAAGACATACCGCGTCGACTCCGGCTTCATCGTGCACAACCACCGCACCTACCCGAACCTCCTGCGTCTCTTCGATGAACTCGGCGTCACCACACAGGAGTCGGAGATGAGCATGTCGGTGCGGTGCGAAGGCTGCGGCCTGGAGTACGCGGGTGCGCGTGGCCCCGCCGGGCTCTTCGCCCGGCGCCGCAACGCCCTGCGCGGGGCCTACCTGCGCATGCTCACCGAGGTGCCCGCCTTCCACCGAGCCGCACGACGCCTCCTCACCCAGGGAGCCGAACACGCCCTCACCCTCGGGGAGTTCCTGGACCGAGAGGGCTTCTCCCCCTACTTCCGCACTCACTTCATGACGCCGGTCGTGTCGGCGGTGTGGTCCTGCGACGCGGACACCGCCCAGCACTACCCGGCCGCCTACCTGTTCCGATTCCTGGAGCACCACGGAATGCTCTCGGTGGGCGGATCGCCGACATGGCGCACCGTCACCGGCGGCTCCCGCGCATACGTCGATCGGGTGGCCGCCCGCCTGGACGCGGTGCGCCTCGCGGCCCCGGTCCGTGCCCTGCGGCGGCACCCGGACGGCGTCACCCTGACCGCGGAGGACGGCACCACGGAGTCGTACGACTCCGTGGTCGTGGCCACCCACCCGGACCAGGCCCTGAAGTTGCTGGCCGACGCCACTCCGGAGGAGAAGGAGGTCCTGGGCGCCTTCCGCTACTCCCGCAACACCACGCTCCTGCACACCGACACCCGTCTGCTGCCGCGCGCCCGAGGAGCCAGGGCCTCGTGGAACTACCTGATGCCGTCATGCACGGCGGGCGCCGACCGGGTGCGGGTCAGCTACGACATGAGCCGTCTCCAACAGCTGGACGCCGCCGAGACGTTCGTGGTCACGCTGGGCGGTCAGGACCGGATCGCCCCCGACCGGGTCCGCGCCCGCATGGTCTACGAACACCCGGTCTACACCCCGGAGTCGGTGGCCGCCCAGCAGCGGCTGCCCGAACTGAACACCCCCATCACCTCGTTCGCGGGCGCCTATCACGGCTGGGGTTTCCACGAGGACGGCTGCCGGTCCGGGGTGGCGGCCGCCGCCGCACTGGGGGTGGAATGGTGA
- a CDS encoding DUF1365 domain-containing protein, whose amino-acid sequence MVTTPAPAPALYDCAIAHVRTAPMRYVLRHRTYMWLIDPDRPPEPPHLLRPLARFEPRDHFTGDQSSIRAGLDAFLAGHGVDLDGGPVVMLAHARVFGYVFNPLTLYWCHGPDGTVRCVVAEVHNTYGERHSYLLSPDASGTAEVGKEFYVSPFFPVDGHYRMRLPAPGERLDLTVHLEREGGRAFTATVRGTRHEARARTLLRLALRRPWSTLAVSVAIRLHGIRLYLRGLPVQPRPDHRQNPEKTT is encoded by the coding sequence ATGGTGACGACTCCAGCACCCGCGCCCGCCCTGTACGACTGCGCGATCGCCCACGTGCGCACCGCGCCGATGCGGTACGTGCTGCGCCACCGCACGTACATGTGGCTCATCGACCCCGACCGGCCCCCCGAACCACCCCACCTGCTACGACCGTTGGCGCGTTTCGAACCGCGCGACCACTTCACCGGCGATCAGTCCTCGATCCGCGCGGGACTGGACGCCTTCCTGGCCGGGCACGGGGTGGATCTGGACGGCGGCCCGGTCGTGATGCTCGCTCACGCACGGGTGTTCGGGTATGTGTTCAATCCGCTCACTCTGTACTGGTGCCACGGCCCCGACGGCACCGTGCGCTGTGTCGTCGCCGAGGTGCACAACACCTACGGCGAACGCCACTCCTACCTGCTGAGCCCGGACGCCTCGGGGACGGCGGAGGTCGGCAAGGAGTTCTACGTCTCGCCGTTCTTCCCCGTCGACGGCCACTACCGCATGCGCCTGCCGGCTCCCGGGGAGCGGCTCGACCTCACCGTGCACCTGGAGCGGGAAGGCGGCAGGGCCTTCACCGCGACCGTTCGCGGCACACGGCACGAAGCCCGTGCGAGAACGCTGCTGCGGCTGGCCCTGCGACGGCCGTGGTCCACGCTCGCGGTGTCCGTGGCCATCCGCCTGCACGGCATCCGTCTGTATCTGCGCGGGCTGCCCGTCCAGCCCCGTCCCGACCATCGTCAGAACCCGGAGAAGACCACATGA
- a CDS encoding class I SAM-dependent methyltransferase has product MRTAEPRSADAGQTVTVSPGTAAVDPARWPDVASQPSASRARTAVTAAVVRRALRRLPLHVRFADGTSFGKGGPALDVHDPKAFHGRIGSQGLVGFGESYMAGEWDAPDPVAVLTVLAANAAELIPAHLQRLRGLWAPRRPHAQRNTPDGSRTNISRHYDLSNDLFALFLDGTLTYSSALFRGFPSDWDLLAAAQHRKINRLLDLADVQEGTKVLEIGTGWGELAIRAAARGAHVTSLTLSREQRDLARERVAAAGLTDRVSVELCDYREARGMYDAVVSVEMIEAVGAEFWPVYFRTLDERLVPGGRAVLQAITMPHERMLASRNTFTWIQKYIFPGGLLPSVEAVAETVRDHTRLAITRRDAYGAHYAETLRLWRERFTERTNEITALGFDETFRRMWTFYLAYSEAGFRSGYLDVQQYLLTKEAPAR; this is encoded by the coding sequence ATGAGGACAGCCGAGCCCCGATCCGCCGACGCGGGGCAGACCGTGACCGTGTCCCCGGGGACCGCGGCCGTCGACCCCGCCCGCTGGCCCGACGTCGCCTCGCAACCGTCCGCCTCCCGGGCGCGGACCGCGGTCACCGCGGCCGTCGTACGCCGTGCTCTGCGGCGACTGCCACTGCACGTCCGGTTCGCCGACGGCACCTCATTCGGCAAGGGCGGCCCGGCACTGGACGTCCACGATCCGAAGGCGTTCCACGGCCGCATCGGCAGCCAGGGCCTGGTCGGTTTCGGTGAGTCGTACATGGCCGGCGAGTGGGACGCCCCCGACCCGGTCGCCGTCCTCACCGTGCTCGCGGCGAACGCGGCCGAGCTGATTCCCGCGCACCTCCAGCGGCTGCGTGGGCTGTGGGCGCCGCGCCGACCGCACGCCCAGCGCAACACCCCTGACGGCTCCCGGACCAACATCAGCCGCCACTACGACCTGTCCAACGACCTGTTCGCTCTCTTCCTCGATGGCACCCTCACCTACTCGTCGGCGCTCTTCCGCGGCTTTCCCTCCGACTGGGACCTGCTCGCGGCCGCCCAGCACCGCAAGATCAACCGGCTTCTCGACCTCGCCGACGTGCAGGAGGGCACCAAGGTCCTGGAGATCGGCACCGGATGGGGCGAACTCGCGATCCGTGCCGCCGCGCGCGGCGCGCACGTCACCTCCCTCACCCTCTCCCGGGAGCAGCGCGACCTCGCCCGCGAGCGCGTCGCGGCGGCCGGACTCACCGACCGGGTCTCGGTGGAACTGTGCGACTACCGCGAGGCGCGCGGCATGTACGACGCCGTCGTGAGCGTCGAGATGATCGAGGCAGTAGGCGCGGAGTTCTGGCCCGTCTACTTCCGCACCCTCGACGAACGGCTGGTCCCCGGGGGCCGCGCCGTCCTCCAGGCCATCACCATGCCCCACGAGCGGATGCTGGCCAGCCGGAACACCTTCACCTGGATCCAGAAGTACATCTTTCCCGGCGGCCTGCTGCCCTCCGTCGAGGCCGTCGCCGAAACCGTCCGAGACCACACGCGGCTCGCGATCACCCGCCGGGACGCCTACGGCGCCCACTACGCGGAGACGCTGCGCCTGTGGCGCGAACGCTTCACCGAGCGCACGAACGAGATCACCGCGCTCGGTTTCGACGAGACGTTCCGCCGCATGTGGACCTTCTACCTCGCCTACTCCGAGGCCGGATTTCGCTCCGGATATCTGGATGTACAGCAGTACCTGCTCACCAAGGAGGCTCCCGCCCGATGA
- a CDS encoding SAM-dependent methyltransferase: protein MTPVQTAGVGTAQRLAALAEAAFGGRLPVRLRTWDGSEAGPPAGPVVVVRSRRALRRLLWEPGELGLAQAYITGELDIEGDLGEGLRTLWTAARGRNLHAPRLTLTDRAHAIGTAVRLGAAGPRPAPPASQARLRGGLHSKARDRAAISHHYDLSNAFYRLLLDETMAYSCGYWASEAPDFTPADAQRAKLELICRKLGLVPGSRLLDIGCGWGSLTLYAAEQHKAQVTAVTLAQEQAAYVREQVRDRGLESRVEVVCQDYRDIAGGGYDAVATVEMGEHVGDAEYPAFAAALHRLARPLGRVLVQQMSRGAEAPGGGAFIEAYIAPDMHMRPVGETLAILEQAGLEVRSVESLREHYVRTVGAWHRTLEERWDDVVRLVGEETARVWRLYLVGGALAFEEQRMGVDQILSVRPTAEGRGGMPATPQDWYAGLDRL, encoded by the coding sequence ATGACCCCCGTCCAAACTGCCGGAGTCGGGACCGCCCAACGGCTGGCCGCGCTCGCCGAGGCCGCGTTCGGCGGCCGTCTTCCCGTGCGCTTGCGCACCTGGGACGGCAGCGAGGCCGGCCCACCCGCAGGCCCGGTCGTCGTCGTACGGTCCCGGCGCGCCCTGCGGCGGCTGCTGTGGGAACCGGGCGAACTGGGCCTGGCGCAGGCGTACATCACCGGTGAACTCGACATCGAGGGCGACCTCGGCGAGGGACTGCGCACCCTGTGGACGGCAGCCCGGGGGCGCAACCTGCACGCCCCCCGCCTCACTCTCACCGACCGCGCCCACGCGATCGGGACCGCGGTGCGGCTCGGCGCCGCGGGTCCACGCCCGGCCCCGCCAGCCTCCCAGGCGCGCCTGCGCGGCGGTCTCCACAGCAAGGCCCGCGACCGGGCAGCCATCAGCCACCACTACGACCTGTCCAACGCCTTCTACCGTCTGCTCCTCGACGAGACGATGGCCTACTCGTGCGGCTACTGGGCGAGCGAGGCCCCGGACTTCACTCCGGCCGACGCCCAGCGCGCCAAGCTGGAGCTGATCTGCCGCAAGCTCGGCCTGGTGCCCGGCTCCCGGCTGCTCGACATCGGCTGTGGGTGGGGCTCCCTCACCCTGTACGCCGCCGAGCAGCACAAGGCGCAGGTCACCGCGGTCACCCTGGCACAGGAACAGGCTGCGTACGTCCGTGAGCAGGTGCGCGACCGGGGCCTGGAGAGCCGGGTGGAGGTGGTGTGCCAGGACTACCGGGACATCGCGGGCGGCGGCTACGACGCCGTCGCCACCGTGGAAATGGGCGAACACGTCGGCGACGCCGAGTACCCCGCGTTCGCGGCGGCCCTGCACCGGTTGGCCCGGCCGCTGGGCCGCGTATTGGTGCAGCAGATGTCCCGGGGGGCCGAGGCGCCGGGCGGGGGCGCCTTCATCGAGGCGTACATCGCGCCGGACATGCACATGCGGCCGGTGGGCGAGACACTCGCCATCCTGGAGCAGGCCGGGCTGGAGGTACGGTCCGTGGAATCGCTGCGCGAGCACTACGTGCGTACGGTCGGTGCCTGGCACCGGACGCTGGAAGAGCGCTGGGACGACGTCGTACGGCTCGTCGGCGAGGAGACCGCCCGGGTGTGGCGGCTGTACCTGGTCGGCGGGGCGCTGGCGTTCGAGGAGCAGCGCATGGGTGTGGACCAGATCCTGAGCGTGCGGCCGACGGCCGAGGGGCGCGGCGGAATGCCCGCGACACCCCAGGACTGGTACGCCGGGCTGGACCGGCTGTGA
- a CDS encoding DUF1295 domain-containing protein yields MNGFAWAAFAVNLAWSAAAALGVMLITFAIAVRKGMHRIVDVAWGLAFTAVAVVTFLASADTGDPGRRLLVTVLTAVWGMRLAAHIARRGRGHGEDPRYEALLSKAPGSRNLYALRIVYLLQGLLVWLVSLPVQAAQYISGPMTLVAAAGACLWAVGMFFETIGDAQLARFKTDPANKGRIMDRGLWRYTRHPNYFGDFCVWWGLFLITCDSLAAAAVSAVSPVVMSLLLTRGSGKRLLEQHMAERPGFDEYAERTSGFFPLPPR; encoded by the coding sequence GTGAACGGGTTCGCCTGGGCGGCCTTCGCCGTCAACCTCGCGTGGTCCGCGGCGGCCGCGCTGGGCGTCATGCTGATCACCTTCGCCATCGCCGTGCGCAAGGGCATGCACCGGATCGTCGACGTCGCCTGGGGGCTCGCGTTCACCGCGGTCGCCGTGGTGACCTTCCTGGCGTCGGCGGACACAGGTGATCCAGGCCGACGCCTCCTGGTGACCGTGCTGACGGCCGTGTGGGGTATGCGGCTGGCCGCGCACATCGCCCGGCGCGGGCGCGGACACGGCGAGGACCCGCGCTACGAGGCGCTGTTGTCCAAGGCGCCCGGGAGCCGGAACCTGTACGCGCTGCGGATCGTGTACCTGCTTCAGGGACTGCTCGTGTGGCTGGTGTCGCTGCCGGTGCAGGCGGCGCAGTACATTTCCGGGCCCATGACCCTGGTGGCCGCGGCGGGCGCCTGTCTGTGGGCGGTCGGCATGTTCTTCGAGACGATCGGGGACGCTCAGCTGGCCCGGTTCAAGACGGATCCGGCGAACAAGGGCCGGATCATGGACCGCGGACTGTGGCGCTACACCCGCCACCCCAACTACTTCGGGGACTTCTGCGTCTGGTGGGGCCTGTTCCTGATCACCTGCGACTCCCTCGCCGCCGCTGCGGTCAGCGCGGTGTCCCCGGTGGTGATGAGCCTGCTGTTGACCAGGGGCAGCGGAAAGCGGCTGCTGGAGCAGCACATGGCCGAGCGTCCGGGCTTCGACGAGTACGCGGAACGCACCAGCGGGTTCTTCCCCCTGCCGCCCAGATGA
- a CDS encoding anti-sigma factor, translated as MTTADPHTLTGAYALHALTHDEREEFRRHLAACEPCTQETAELSATATRLALAVSLTPRPALRAQVLHQITTVRQDTPRRPLLPKTARTARRGRLLPRWALAASLAAAAALGTTAAWQHQRAEDALQQARQSQQQTDRIAAVLAAPDAKTRATTLPGGATGTLTVSDHQDKAVLAVTAMTDPPPGKVYQLWFNTHGTMRPAGLMDPTRSNQSVLMDGLHDATGMGITLEPTGGSPQPTTTPLTQMNLPT; from the coding sequence ATGACCACCGCCGACCCGCACACCCTCACCGGCGCCTACGCCCTGCACGCCCTCACCCACGACGAACGCGAAGAATTCCGACGCCACCTCGCCGCCTGCGAACCCTGCACCCAGGAGACCGCCGAACTGAGTGCCACCGCCACCCGCCTGGCCCTGGCCGTCTCCCTCACCCCCCGCCCCGCACTGCGCGCACAGGTACTCCACCAGATCACCACCGTCCGCCAGGACACACCCCGCCGGCCCCTCCTGCCCAAGACAGCCCGCACGGCCCGGCGCGGACGCCTCCTGCCACGCTGGGCGCTGGCAGCCTCCCTGGCCGCGGCCGCCGCCCTCGGCACCACCGCGGCATGGCAGCACCAGCGTGCCGAGGATGCCCTCCAACAGGCCCGGCAGTCCCAACAGCAGACAGACCGGATCGCCGCCGTCCTCGCCGCACCCGACGCCAAAACCCGCGCCACCACCCTGCCCGGCGGGGCCACCGGCACCCTCACCGTCTCCGACCACCAGGACAAAGCCGTCCTCGCCGTCACCGCCATGACCGACCCACCCCCGGGCAAGGTCTACCAACTCTGGTTCAACACCCACGGCACCATGCGCCCCGCCGGACTCATGGACCCCACCCGCAGCAACCAGTCCGTCCTGATGGACGGTCTCCACGACGCCACCGGCATGGGCATCACCCTCGAACCCACCGGCGGATCCCCACAACCCACCACCACCCCACTCACCCAGATGAACCTCCCCACCTGA
- a CDS encoding sigma-70 family RNA polymerase sigma factor: MKEAVHIGTNPSLEPDLQELLGRVALGEEAAFAPVYDRVAGPVLGVVRAVLRDQAQSEEVAQEVLVEVWRTAPRYRPDRGTAINWILTLAHRRAVDRVRSAEAASARDHKAALLDHTPDYDEVAEQVETRLEREQVRRCLRTLTDIQRQAVVLAYYRGLTYRQVAEALTLPLGTVKTRLRDGLIRLRDCLGVTA, encoded by the coding sequence GTGAAAGAAGCCGTGCACATCGGCACAAACCCGTCCCTGGAGCCGGACCTGCAGGAACTGCTGGGCCGGGTCGCCCTGGGCGAGGAAGCAGCCTTCGCCCCCGTCTACGACCGCGTGGCCGGCCCGGTCCTGGGCGTCGTACGCGCCGTCCTGCGCGACCAGGCACAGTCCGAGGAAGTCGCCCAGGAAGTCCTCGTGGAAGTGTGGCGCACCGCCCCCCGCTACCGCCCCGACCGCGGCACGGCCATCAACTGGATCCTCACCCTCGCCCACCGCAGAGCGGTCGACCGGGTCCGCTCGGCAGAAGCCGCATCCGCCCGCGACCACAAGGCCGCCCTGCTGGACCACACCCCCGACTACGACGAAGTGGCCGAACAGGTGGAAACCCGCCTCGAACGCGAACAGGTCCGACGCTGCCTGCGCACCCTCACCGACATCCAGCGCCAGGCCGTCGTGCTCGCCTACTACCGGGGACTGACCTACCGCCAGGTCGCCGAAGCCCTCACCCTCCCACTGGGCACCGTGAAAACCCGCCTGCGCGACGGACTCATCCGCCTGCGCGACTGCCTGGGAGTCACCGCATGA
- a CDS encoding CorA family divalent cation transporter: MLTGGPDGIRPARRRAITAHDTPQQQVPVVECALYEHGRRRPGHLPLEEAMDAAHTTPGAFVWIDLHAPTADQLQVVAVDNALTMALARTSVRQNHDMRRISAAAALIAVPIAGVYGMNFDHMPELRWLFGYPAMLVTTATLVTSVYRVFRKKRWL, from the coding sequence ATGCTAACCGGTGGCCCGGACGGCATCCGCCCCGCAAGGAGGCGAGCCATAACGGCCCACGACACGCCTCAGCAGCAGGTCCCCGTCGTCGAATGCGCCCTGTACGAGCACGGGCGCCGCCGACCGGGGCATCTGCCGCTGGAAGAAGCCATGGACGCCGCACACACCACCCCCGGAGCCTTCGTCTGGATCGACCTGCACGCCCCGACCGCCGACCAGCTCCAGGTCGTCGCCGTCGACAACGCGCTGACCATGGCCCTCGCCCGGACCAGCGTCCGGCAGAACCACGACATGCGCCGCATCAGCGCCGCCGCCGCGCTGATCGCCGTGCCCATCGCCGGCGTCTACGGCATGAACTTCGACCACATGCCCGAACTGCGATGGCTCTTCGGCTACCCAGCGATGCTCGTCACCACCGCCACCCTGGTCACCAGCGTCTACCGGGTCTTCCGCAAGAAACGCTGGCTCTGA
- a CDS encoding ArsR/SmtB family transcription factor translates to MEAQVPSWDEEQAERSVAVLKAVADSSRYRLLWALSDRELPVSRLAELIGAHVAATSQHLAKLRAAGLVASRREGTRIYYRAAGRQVRALLECAVLVADPAESGSGGAGEAEAPAAVAQESPAGVRARHRPVAEH, encoded by the coding sequence ATGGAAGCGCAAGTACCGTCATGGGACGAGGAGCAGGCCGAGCGGTCGGTGGCGGTGCTCAAGGCGGTCGCCGATTCGTCGCGGTACCGACTGCTCTGGGCGCTGAGTGACCGGGAGCTGCCGGTCAGCCGGCTGGCGGAGCTGATCGGCGCGCATGTCGCGGCCACCTCCCAGCATTTGGCGAAGCTGCGTGCGGCGGGGCTGGTGGCCTCGCGACGGGAGGGCACGCGGATCTACTACCGGGCCGCCGGGCGGCAGGTGCGGGCGTTGCTGGAGTGCGCCGTGCTGGTGGCGGACCCGGCGGAGTCCGGTTCGGGCGGGGCGGGGGAGGCGGAGGCGCCGGCGGCCGTCGCGCAGGAGAGCCCGGCGGGGGTGCGGGCCCGGCATCGCCCGGTGGCGGAGCACTGA
- a CDS encoding STAS domain-containing protein: MSQLAVHTRTTTAGPVMELTGELDYDSYTQVRDLLPGLALQSGQQLVIDLTDITFCDSSGITALLAARNHALAARAGIALASVPQHVSRILSTVGLDRVFTTHPTAQAAEAAWTPSAPRT; this comes from the coding sequence GTGAGCCAGCTCGCCGTCCACACCCGAACCACCACCGCCGGGCCCGTCATGGAACTGACCGGCGAACTCGACTACGACAGCTACACCCAGGTACGCGACCTGCTGCCCGGCCTGGCCCTTCAGTCGGGCCAACAGCTCGTCATCGACCTGACCGACATCACGTTCTGCGACTCCAGCGGCATTACGGCCCTGCTCGCCGCCCGCAACCACGCCCTCGCCGCCCGGGCCGGCATCGCGCTGGCATCGGTCCCCCAACACGTCAGCCGCATCCTCAGCACCGTCGGACTGGACCGCGTCTTCACCACGCACCCCACCGCACAAGCAGCGGAAGCAGCCTGGACCCCCTCCGCACCCCGCACCTGA